The following are encoded in a window of Primulina eburnea isolate SZY01 chromosome 4, ASM2296580v1, whole genome shotgun sequence genomic DNA:
- the LOC140830962 gene encoding 3-ketoacyl-CoA synthase 12-like yields the protein MDLYLILWYMLTFLPLFFILWKFFDEKRHQNCYILDYECHKPMNNRKCSTKFSGEVIRRNKHLGLSEYKFLLKAMVSSGIGEETYGPQMVFDGREGAPTLNDGLIEMDEFFQGCLDNLFKRTGISPSEIDVLVVNVSMLATMPSLSSRIINMYKMREDIKVYNLSGMGCSASLISINIVQNMFKTQKNLYALVLTSESLSLGWYRGNDKSMILANCLFRVGGCAILLTNKASLKDKAMLKLKCLVRTHHGSKDEAYDCCMHKEDDRGIAGFHLDKNLPKAATRAFVDNLKVVAPKILPVRELFRFAMLHLIKKLRQKWSKSGSTTKPMINFKQGVDHFCLHTGGKAVIDAVGQSLGLSEYDVEPARMTLHRFGNTSASSLWYVLAYMHAKKRLKKSQKILMISFGAGFKCNSALWEVARDLDEGTVWKEFIDTYPRKNLNNPYMEKYGWLQDEDPDTFYVPDDYEIPE from the coding sequence ATGGATCTTTATCTTATTTTATGGTACATGCTCACTTTCCTACCTCTATTCTTCATTCTTTGGAagttttttgatgaaaaaagaCACCAAAATTGCTACATATTGGATTATGAATGCCACAAGCCTATGAACAACAGGAAATGTAGCACGAAATTTTCAGGTGAAGTCATTCGTCGGAACAAACACCTTGGTCTCAGTGAGTACAAATTCCTCTTGAAAGCCATGGTTAGCTCCGGGATCGGTGAGGAGACATATGGCCCGCAAATGGTTTTCGACGGGCGGGAGGGAGCTCCGACACTAAACGATGGTCTCATCGAAATGGACGAGTTCTTCCAGGGTTGCCTGGACAATCTCTTCAAACGTACTGGCATCTCTCCTTCAGAAATCGACGTCTTGGTTGTGAACGTTTCGATGCTTGCCACGATGCCTTCGTTATCGTCGAGAATCATCAACATGTACAAGATGAGAGAAGACATCAAAGTGTACAACTTGAGCGGAATGGGATGCAGTGCGAGCTTGATCTCCATTAACATAGTGCAAAACATGTTCAAGACTCAAAAAAACCTATACGCCCTTGTATTGACATCTGAGTCTTTAAGCTTAGGTTGGTACAGGGGCAACGATAAATCTATGATTCTTGCAAATTGCTTATTTCGAGTAGGGGGGTGCGCCATTCTTTTGACGAACAAAGCATCCTTGAAGGACAAAGCTATGTTGAAGCTCAAATGTCTGGTAAGAACCCACCACGGTTCGAAAGACGAAGCCTACGATTGCTGCATGCATAAAGAGGATGACAGAGGAATCGCCGGATTCCACCTAGACAAGAATCTCCCCAAAGCGGCCACTCGTGCATTCGTCGACAACCTAAAGGTAGTCGCCCCAAAAATTTTGCCGGTTCGTGAGCTTTTCCGGTTTGCGATGCTACATCTCATTAAAAAACTCCGCCAAAAGTGGAGCAAATCCGGATCCACCACGAAACCAATGATCAATTTCAAACAAGGGGTCGATCATTTCTGCCTACACACCGGCGGGAAGGCGGTGATCGATGCAGTAGGCCAGAGCCTAGGCCTAAGCGAGTACGACGTGGAGCCGGCTCGGATGACCTTACACCGATTCGGTAACACGTCTGCGAGCAGCCTATGGTACGTTCTTGCTTACATGCATGCCAAGAAAAGGCTCAAAAAGTCTCAAAAGATTCTGATGATTTCATTTGGAGCTGGATTTAAATGCAACAGCGCTCTGTGGGAAGTGGCGCGGGATTTGGATGAAGGGACTGTCTGGAAAGAATTTATCGACACTTACCCTCGCAAGAATCTCAATAATCCCTACATGGAGAAATATGGCTGGCTTCAGGATGAAGATCCAGATACATTTTATGTTCCAGATGATTATGAGATACccgaataa